Proteins from one Oncorhynchus masou masou isolate Uvic2021 chromosome 12, UVic_Omas_1.1, whole genome shotgun sequence genomic window:
- the LOC135549006 gene encoding 1-acylglycerol-3-phosphate O-acyltransferase ABHD5-like, with product MEEQLHPAEHWYRCTSSWLPSWCPTSLSQLKDAEDKMLKAVKTPFSRLDVPISNGNYVWTIAFNAKGYPSLPPQPQSKPQTHPPSPQPSLQRRPRPPLVLLHGFGGGVGLWAQNLDSLCGSGAVYALDLLGFGRSSRPLFSVDPQGAEEQFLGALEEWRDRVGLEEIVLLGHNLGGYLAAAYTLTHPHRVKHLILVEPWGFPARPESMVQEKSIPVWIRAMGVVMSPFNLLATLRLAGPLGPMLVQTIRSDFKQKYSSVFDDNTVSDYIYHLNAQTPSGEAAFKNMTVPYGWAKRPMLDRIVHIRPDIPISIIYGSRSSIDSDSGYTLQKTRLDVDIMVIRGGGHYVFADQPDDFNQNILHILARMDGVKDERRERRMRGGREG from the exons atggaggagcaGCTGCATCCAGCCGAGCACTG gtaCAGGTGTACCTCCAGTTGGCTTCCATCTTGGtgccccacctccctctctcagctaAAGGATGCAGAGGACAAAATGCTCAagg ctgTGAAGACCCCATTCTCCAGGCTAGATGTCCCGATATCCAATGGCAACTATGTCTGGACCATAGCCTTCAACGCCAAAGGATATCCCTCACTCCCCCCCCAGCCCCAGTCTAAGCCCCAGactcatcccccttctccccagCCTTCTCTCCAGCGCCGTCCCCGTCCTCCGCTGGTGCTGCTCCATGGGTTTGGGGGTGGTGTGGGTCTGTGGGCTCAGAACCTGGACTCTTTGTGTGGCAGTGGAGCCGTGTATGCCCTGGATCTGCTGGGGTTCGGTCGGAGCAGCAGGCCCCTGTTCAGCGTGGACCCCCAGGGGGCAGAGGAGCAGTTCCTAGGGGccctggaggagtggagagacagGGTGGGCCTGGAGGAGATAGTCCTGCTGGGACATAACCTGGGAGGATACCTGGCTGCTGCTTACACACTTACACACCCACACAG ggtgAAACACCTGATCCTGGTGGAGCCGTGGGGGTTCCCGGCCCGCCCAGAGAGCATGGTTCAGGAGAAGTCTATCCCAGTGTGGATCAGAGCCATGGGGGTCGTCATGAGTCCCTTcaacctcctggctacactaagACTGGCTGGACCACTGG GTCCGATGTTGGTCCAGACCATCAGGTCAGATTTTAAACAGAAGTACTCTTCAGTGTTTGATGACAACACTGTATCAGACTACATCTACCATCTCAATGCACAGACACCCAG TGGTGAAGCAGCGTTTAAGAACATGACGGTACCATATGGCTGGGCTAAGAGACCGATGCTAGATCGTATCGTGCACATCCGACCCGACATTCCCATATCCATCATCTATGGATCCCGATCCAGCATTGACAGTGACTCGGGATACACTCTCCAGAAAACCAGACTGGATGTGGACATCATG gtgatAAGGGGAGGAGGTCACTATGTATTTGCTGACCAGCCAGATGACTTCAATCAGAACATTCTTCACATCCTAGCCAGGATGGACGGAgtgaaggatgagaggagggagagaaggatgagaggagggagagaaggatga